In the Pseudomonadota bacterium genome, CCGTTCTTGAGAGAGGTCGCAAATTCATTATAACTTATCTGGGGAGCTTTCTGCTCAAGGTGCCAGAAAAGATACCCCGACCCGCCGAGCAGCGACGCCATGAAAAGAAAATATAAAACCTTTACGAATGAAGCCATCAGAACACCTGCTGAAATTCAAATTTCCCACCCGGCCTCTGACCGAAACCTGTGAGGAAACGAAATAAAGACTTTTCAGTCCGGAAAGACAATCTGTTAGAATTGTGAAACAATCTATTCAATTAAAGAAGATCTTTCAACACTTTCACCCACCGGGCACACGTTTCTCTGTCACGCAAACTCGCCTTTCGTGATGAGCAGACAGGCCGCTCAATTCTTCCATCTCCCCTTCTGCCTTCCGACCCATGCCTTCCGCCTGCAGTTCACCTGCCTCCATCAACTCAGGGTGTGCAGGAAATTAAAGGTGTTCGCCTTCCGGCCTTTCTGTTTCCCGGAAGGTTTGTAAAGGTCGGGAACTGTTTTCGCAGTCAGCCTGATCCCGGAAAGATCGATGACCGTGAAATCAACCCCGCTCTTCTCCACCTCGGCAGAATTTTCAAGCAGCGAAAATGGCTGGACCGGCAGAATCTGGGTATATCCCCAACTGTTGCTGATGATGAAATCCTCACCCTTCGGACTCTTGATCCTGCGTCCCGGTTCCATTGACGGGCCGGTGAATCTGGATGTGAAAAGAGGCGGGGAAGCGTATACCGTCATTCCCACCCGGAAATCAGCCCGGTTGCTGCAGAAAGCACGAAGGTTGTCAAAATCGGTCTCGATCGAGAAGATCCCGGTCCTGACTCCCATGCCGGACAGGGTCCGGGCTGCAGCTGAATTTAATGTGTTGAGGGTGAAGGCGGCCGACAGCCTGATCTTTTTATCATTGGCGAACAACGGCAGCTGACCGATATGACCGATCTGCCAGTCGGTATATCCATTGCCGGTCAACCGGGAAATCGCGTCGGCATAAAAGGCGAGATCAGCTTCATCGATTACCGGCGGCAGAGCCCAGCAGAGTCTTTTGAACAGCGGACCGGTGTGCTTCATTTTGAAAAACTTCCGGTACGAACCGCGACTTAAAAGAAGAACAACTTTTTCCGGTGGAAAGAGAAAATGCTGCCGCAGGATGTTCGGGTCATCGGACTTGAACCAGAGGGGCGAAGATCCGCCCTTGCCGCCGCTTTTTCCCCTGCGGTTTAAAGCAGCCGGGAGCTTCTCCCTGGTGCCGAGATCGTCCAGGATCTTCTCAATCCGGGCTGAAACATTGATCGCTTTCACCTTGGTCCTGGCGCGGTCCAGCCTTACTCCGGCTGCAGCCCCTTTCTTTTTCCGGTCGGCGACATCAACCCGGTAGATACTGTCTCCTGCGCTGACCTGGCCGGGCAGGTCAATGGAGATCGTCTCTCCCGCAGCCGCCCGGTTGACTCCCCGGCCGTTGACGAAAACTTTCTGCAGGGAAAACGCCTGCCGTTCACCGCTGTTTTCCTGATGCAGACGGAGACGATCTCCGGATGAAACAGGGGCCACAAGCTTCACCGTTACCCGACCGCCCTTCACATTCCCGATCTTGCCCAGAAAGGTCCCGATGTTGCCGGAATGCTGATGTGAAATCAGATTGTCCGGGGTAGCGGTGTCGAAATACCCTCTGGTAGTCTTGCGCCCCATGGCAGCCGCCAGCAATTCCGCCGCCGTTTTCCGTGCCTTTTCGTCACCGGGAGGGTTGTCAAGCACGGTCCGGTATGCCTCAACCACATTGCCGACGTAGCTTGCGCTGCGCATCCGCCCCTCGATTTTCAGGGAGGTGATCCCGGCCCTGGCGAGATCCGGCAGCAGGTCAATGCCCTCAAGGTCGTTCATGGAGAAGAGATACCCCGACCGGCTGCCCCGACCCGACCCCTGCCAGGTATAGCGGCGGCGGCAGGGCTGGACACACCTGCCCCGCAGACTGCTCCGCCCCCCCTGAAAACTGCTGAACAGGCAGAGCCCGGAATAACTGAAACACATGGCGCCATGAATGAACACCTCCAGCTCAACCGAGGTGTTGCCGGCAATGGTCGCGATTTCGTTGACCGACATCTCCCGCGGCAGGACGACCCGGTCAAAACCCATGGCCGCAAGCTGGCCGACCGCCACCGAGTTGTGGGCGGCCATCAGGGTGCTGGCATGGACCCGCATCTTCGGAAA is a window encoding:
- a CDS encoding U32 family peptidase; this translates as MKRADTMELLAPAGSIEVFETAVARGADAVYIGAPFFNARELAHHFRMDEIAAMIDFARSRKVRLYLAMNSLVKEGEIGLAVESLAMLEKLQPDGLIIQDLGLYYLLKRYFPKMRVHASTLMAAHNSVAVGQLAAMGFDRVVLPREMSVNEIATIAGNTSVELEVFIHGAMCFSYSGLCLFSSFQGGRSSLRGRCVQPCRRRYTWQGSGRGSRSGYLFSMNDLEGIDLLPDLARAGITSLKIEGRMRSASYVGNVVEAYRTVLDNPPGDEKARKTAAELLAAAMGRKTTRGYFDTATPDNLISHQHSGNIGTFLGKIGNVKGGRVTVKLVAPVSSGDRLRLHQENSGERQAFSLQKVFVNGRGVNRAAAGETISIDLPGQVSAGDSIYRVDVADRKKKGAAAGVRLDRARTKVKAINVSARIEKILDDLGTREKLPAALNRRGKSGGKGGSSPLWFKSDDPNILRQHFLFPPEKVVLLLSRGSYRKFFKMKHTGPLFKRLCWALPPVIDEADLAFYADAISRLTGNGYTDWQIGHIGQLPLFANDKKIRLSAAFTLNTLNSAAARTLSGMGVRTGIFSIETDFDNLRAFCSNRADFRVGMTVYASPPLFTSRFTGPSMEPGRRIKSPKGEDFIISNSWGYTQILPVQPFSLLENSAEVEKSGVDFTVIDLSGIRLTAKTVPDLYKPSGKQKGRKANTFNFLHTLS